The following is a genomic window from Dermacentor variabilis isolate Ectoservices chromosome 11, ASM5094787v1, whole genome shotgun sequence.
GACTTGAACGCCACCTTTGTAATAATTGACAGGCCTGTGATCTACGATGTAGAAACACAAAGTTAACGTAGTGGGAAAATGAAACCCGAGGATTTTCGGCGCACCTTACTACATCGTCACCGTAGCATCAGCGCACGTTGACCTGTGCCGTGGTGACGAATTTTCCGGATAGAAACGCCGTGaaccttttttttctgtgaaattttTGGTTTCTCTACGACTCACGCTGCATGAAACGGCGCAAGACTCTGCGTAATGTTGCACTATTATATCAACCATGTTATTTCTCTGCTGTTTGCAGTGAAGCTaaaacattatttttattttctgtgacatCGTACCGATAGCATTTCAGCAATAGCTTTTTTTAGTTAACACCCACAGCTGTTAACCGTGAACTTCACGAACAGCAACATTTAGTGTTGGCACCCTCTAAACTACAAACAGGATGCACCTTACATCTGGTGCACAACGTTAATAAAGGCTCCGAGCAAAGACGGACAGCTTTGTAAACTTTGTTCGCAGAGGCAAAAGTTAAGAAGCGATTTGTACAGGTTTAATAAATGGGTGAAGCAAGCGAAATGCTATTTTAAGGATAAGTGAACGGAACACGCACATGTATTGGTTACCATTGTCGCCATACAGACACAGGATTATAGTGGCGCTAGCGGTCAGCGCTTCTTTACTGAGAGCTCTTAATGTCTAAAAACAGAACATAAGCAAAAGAACTAAGGACAAGAAGCTGAAGAGCTATACGAAAGTACGGGATGCAAGTCCTTAGTGGTGTTTCGTCGAGAGCCGCTTCAAACAAGCATGCTTTAATGAATTCGGTTGTGGACATTGCGACAAACGAGCCACTGAGACCATTCGGAAGCAGAGATCACGCTCACGAGTCGCACATTTGGGCATGCTGTACACACGGAAATCTTACCCATCCTTAGGAGGTCGTAGAGCCAGCCGGCGTGCTAATCACCTCATGATTTCATGTAAAAGACCAACAGCAATTCTGTTAAATAAGCACTGTTACAAAGGGGTTGACATTGTTTTGAAGAATAGTATGTTCCCTACACATCGCAAACAATGGGTGCGTCATTTTAGACTCTACGGTTGGGTGCCGCATCGTACCCACAATAAAGATTGTTAGGGTGTTTGGCCTAGATCCGGCCTCAGTAATTTCATACATGCGTGTACATAGTACACGCCTAAATACATCCTAACGGTTTGCATGGGTCCACAAAAATGTCTCCAACAGCATAAGAAGAATGGTCCTGTAACATAATTAATCTTTTGCATTCGTGTATACATAAGGTTGCGAGAGGTAAGAAATCGCGATACATGAATGCACGCGCGATCACATGACAGTTGACTGCAGATGTACTGTGTACATGCAGTCTGCACTCTCGATGCTTTTTCTCAAGGAACTGGTGCTGGCTTGGAGAGTGCTGTATTGAAGACGAAAAGAGTGATTAGGAGAATACGGACAATGCCCACAGGAAGCGGGGCAAGTAGCGGCAGTTCACTGAGATAACAGCAACGCATGGTGGACATTGCCACCCGTTCAAAGGTAAAATGAAGTAGAATGATATCAAAAGAGTATGCATTATAAACTACAGGTCTGCTATCGACAATGCTTGGCACTAATAAATTCATTTGCAACATTTGCATACTTCTGACTTAGTGTGGAATACGCGGGCGAGTAAAACAACAACTTGGTGAAGGGGCTTCGAAGAAGTGGCATTGAGCGGCTTCGTTGACACACACCAACTAAACAAGCGCCGTAAGCAGTTGCAATAAACCGGAAAGTTGTGCGAGTCGGTGAACATTCATAATTGTAGCAGCGCGAACAAAACGACGACAGAGTGAAAGGATGCAAGACGAGCGCTCTTCCTGTATCTTTCACTCCGACGTCGctttttcgcgctgttaccattacaGTTGCAATAGCTATACACTTCAGACGGGGGTAAATGAGCGATTGTCATAAAGTACATAGGCACCACAGCAGCCTTCAAAATACTATCAAGGCAATAAAAAGTTATTTCATTTTGCCGTACCGACGCATggatataaaaaaattaaaacagaAGCAAATACAGCCAGTTTTGCTAACAGTTTCGAACACGAATTATTTACTGGTCGAGATGATTCACATCTGCTTGCGCGGCCTCCCGACAAAACACCATGAGAAAGAGATAACATGCTCGCCGTTCTTTCACTAGGGCCAACGTGCTAATCATTTTAAGTGAAACTACCTTGCGGGATATTGCCAGCTGTACGATTGCCTGTCAACATGTTCACAAGAGAGCTAATGGCAGACTCGCCAAGACTGGCATCAAAAGGCGCCGCGTGTGACGGCGACATCCACGCAGTCACTCGTGTTCCGGTCTTCGCTCCTCGGCTGGCACCGGAACGCAGTGGCAAAGTCGGGATCGTGGACGATGGGCCCCATCACCGAACCCGGGGGGTTGTCTGGGCTGCACCGAAAGTAGGCATAACGGGCGTAGAAGAACTGCGCTTCAGACATGCGGTACAGGCTCCAGGCGCTCTTCATCCGGAACCACTGAGTCCTCGCGATGTCCCCGGCGGTAGAACTTGCGGTCGCGGCCAGCGCGGCTATGCGCAAGCCCATGGTCAGCGCCAACAGGTCGTGGTCGCCGTACTTGAGTAGATCCTCTACCCTCACAGCACATTCCCTACATCGAAAGTTGACGCCTGAGTTAGCTTCAGAAAAATATCCCTTGCAAATAGCTGCCAACAATTAGTTTAATACAAACCCATACCAACTTCGACATTTTATGATTTAAAGGTCACCAACGCTATATAATTTGGTAATTCAGCCATGCGAATGCTTTTGGTCATCTTGTTGAGGAAGCAATATGCAGGACATCAGCGGCTTTAGTCATATCACTACCTAAACTATTTCAACCGCGAATACTGCGCCTAGAGGAGGAAGGACTTGGCgcaatagatgcaaccaaggagCCATAGTAGCTACGGGACTGGTTAGAGCGAGCGCAGGTGAGCGCTCACGTCACTCTCCGGTTGTGACGTCACGTCACTCCTCTTCGCGCCTGCGCAGAGGAGGTAGCGCACCTTTGTGCCATTGATATATGAGATGGCTTGGGCGATGACGTCACCGGTGATGCGGCGAGTGCTAGTGCGAGTGGACTGCCGTGCATGCGGTCAGCAAGCGCGCTCGATAGCGAAACCTGTGCCCTCTCGGAGAGAACGGGCGCACGGTCGGCCATAACCGGGTGGTGCTGAATCCACATTCGGGACTAGTGTGTGACGGTAGTTACGCTCCTCGCGTTTAAAAGCGGTAAACGAGTGAAACGTCGACGCAATCGCAACGCTACAGATTATGAAGCTGCTCCTTGAAGATGAAGACCTGGCGAAATGCATTCATTCTACTTGACCTATCTCACTCACATGTAATGGGAACATGATCAGCCTCCCCACTCCCTTGCCAGCGATTATGTAGCATCGAAGATAGCAACATTTATACAGGCACTATATACACATGGATACTTTACTGAGACACTAAAGTACACCTATTTCAGGGGAACCATATGCCACCTGTAGAAAACGTAGTGTCGAACGAAATGTTACACATGCTGTGACCTAACACCGGCATGATACCGTAAGCCAGTGGTGCGAGTATTTGACGGTGCCACTGGTGAAGACTCAACGGGACTTCAACACAGGCTAATTGGGGCATTTCAGCGGGGGTTGCAGAATCGCACATGCTCAACTTGAAATTTCAACAGGCACACAAAGGGCGCATGACATCTAAAATTCGCTACTGGCAACTTATATTGGGCCATCGTGTAATTTAAAAATCGTAATGCGAAAGGCCTCTAAGAAGGCTATTATGTTTATAAGGTGCTCGCTCATACCTTGATATTTTCAGATAAATACTTTGTTCGATTTTATACCCTGCAATCCCATACATGCATGATCATTCTAAAGGGGTTGTAAGTGCCCAGCAGTTGTTCTGAGGTGATCATGAAGTAAACGTCAGTTTCTCGAGAGGCTTTTGTTGCTCCTTGCTACCTTTGCCATACTAGCTTCTTGAACATAATCTGCGCAGCGCTACAAGTTACTGAAGTCCGTTTGGCGGAAGCCACTGTTGTATGCTGAAGACAGAATGGCTACACATGGCTTTCATGCAGGTACAAGAACAAGGAGGTCCCTGTAACCCCTCCTCCGCCGTCACCACGTATGTAACGAAGTACCTTTCAGGCTCTGATGGTGACCCGTAGGATTGGAGATAATTTTGCAAATTTATTCAATTTCCGATTTTCTGGTGTTTTGAGCGGATCAGAGAAGCCATCGTAGCCGTGTGGGCCTGTCAGAGCTGATAAAATGGCGAAATGCGACAGTTTGCAGGCTAACACCCTGATTACGCAATTGTACACGTGAGTACATATTGAGCATTTTGCTGAGTGTCGCCATTTCGGATTTTTTGAGCCAGTCGGAGAAAGCATTGCGGCCATGTGAGCCAATGACAGCGGGCAAGACGTCGAATTCCACAAACTGGTGGAATTGGCGTCTGCTATAGCTTCCCAGGCTTGACGCTAACTAACGAGTAGGATCTTACCGAAAAGAATGCAGCGCGTCTCGAGTATTTTCAGACCAGCCGTCCCATTTCTCAaccttccgccacatcaaggagGCCATGCGACTTGCGATCACCGGAGCATCAGCGAGCAGGGGATCCGTGGTACCCTCGCTCATCCAAGCGTAAGCGGATGCAGTCACGTACAGCGTCCTCTGGTCCACAAACAGCATACGGTTTATCGTCAATTCCCGCGAGCTGTCAAAGAAGACGGGCAGCCCTCGTCGCAGCTTTTCAGTTTTCGTGTTGTACTCGAAGCTCATAATGCGGAAGATGTTGCGCACGAAACCGCTCTTGTTCAACACGGGCATGCCCATCTCCCGCAGGACGAGGTCCCTCGGAAGCATGAGGGACATGTTCTGTACGAGGCTCTCAAAGTTCGCCGTGTCGTCGCCGGCCGCCACGAGCCGTCTGAGCGGCTCGTAGCCGATGAAGCTCCGGCGCGTCGCCTCGAAGATTGCATGCAGTTGGCGGTCCTTGTCGGCGCTCGTCAGGGCAGCAACGTAAGTAACCTGCCACATCTCTAGGCAGCGGTGCAAGTGGTCTCCACAGACTTCCCTAATAGTAGCCGTCGGCGAGTTAATTGTTGCGTCACCCTGGACGAGTAGTTCGATGGTGTCCAGGACGAGGTAGACCAGCACGTAGCAAAGCGACAAAGGCTGATTGGCGACCTTCCACAGGCGTTCAATGTCGTTGAACAGTTGCGCCTTGGAGTCCACGATTACGGATTCTACGGCGTCCATGTCTATGCCGAACTCGATAAATATGGCCTTGAACTCCTCGGGTTCGATGCCTCCAAAGGCGGCGAGAAGCTCGTCCCAAGTTGTGAAGCCTGGTGCAGTGAACCTGTCACTAAACAGCCGCCCCCACGCGGCAATCTGCTCGATCGTGCAGTTTGCGCCGATGTGCGCGTTTACTGCCGATAGTGCGGGGGCGAAGCAAGACTCATCGCAGAGCCCCTTGTACGTGGCGATCTGAAACAAGTTTCTTTGGATGTAAACATCGGTTCCGCCCAGGAAAATGGCGAAACAGAAATGGAGAGTGTACCGGCCCTGCACTTCCAGTGCGAAGCGAAGTAGTTGGGCTTGGCTCATTCGCTTGGTGGTGTTGGCGATTTCTAAAACGGCCGCCACGGCGTCTTTCAGTCGCATATCTGGCTGCCATACCTCCCTGATGCACGATTCGTAGAACGCTTGAAGCGCCGCAGCGGATTTCGAGCTGTAGTTCGAGGTTCCCGTCATGATATGCGCATCGATGTCCCACTGCAAATTGAAGGACGTGCTCATTTATTAGCACTTAGAGGTTACTTAGAATAGATTGTAACAGATTTGGGCAGCAATAAGGATTGGGTTATGCGATATTATGTTCGAGTAAAGAAATAGGTGAGAAGTCAAGGCGTTTGGCATGTCATGTAATATGGCTGAACACAACTATGCCGTGAGATAGCGTGTGATAACTTCGAAAGCGGAGTATTGAGTGGGGTACTGATAGTAGGTCTGCATGCTTAGGGTGCTTTAACTTCATGCAGCAGGGTTAATCGATATCTTACAGGGAGCCCTTTAATTTGCCGAACACCTATTTAAACTTCTGCGGAAACTTCAGCGAGTCCCCAGTGGCTCATTCTGGTGTTCACAACAAAGGAAATAAGCTACAGTCTTAGAATTGAAGAGCGCTAGATTTACTCAAGTGACGATGACGAAATGGACATCATAAACAAAGGGCTATTTCTAGTTTCACTTATTGAGAACTTCGAATGCTAGATCAATATACACTCCCAATGGGCATTTCATCGGGGCCGTCTGCCTTTTCCGAGGAATTTGAATACCTAATGCCGACCTTGTTACAACATTGAAAGCGTATACCTAATACCGTCACTTCGATAATTCGTATGAGCTCACTTAAATAAGTGTCAATCGTTAATAAAATCAAATGACTAAATTTTCAAAATTGACGGGTAAGGGCTTACTAATTTAAATACCATAAGCGATTATGTACAATGCAGGGTTGCCACCCGGCAATCTTGCCATTGCCACAATCCATAGTTCCCTAATTGCGTAGTCTGCTGTTTCGACTCCCACACGATCATGCCGCTTACCTGTTTCCTAATTCTCCCTAAATCAGCCCGTACATGGCATGCGCTCTATCACACGGTTATATAACAGTTGAGCTGTCCTAAGCAGATTCATTTCTTCATGTTGAAAGTCGTCGAACTGTCGTGCTATTCGAAGTTGAGAGAAGTTATCCGAAGTTCCGAAGTTGGGGGGCGTCAATTCTTTCACATGTATTTTTCCTTATGACCTTTGTTTTTATGTGTCCATGCGCAAGTGCTGCTTATCTCCTACACATCTTCTATGCGGCTACCCAGCAATGGCGTTTCCTACGTCAAGTGGAAATACCAGTTCGGACCACATGAAATTCGCGCTCATTGGCTGTTTTCTTGCCCTCACGCAATAGCGAGAAACGGAAATGACGCTCAATCTGCTATTGGCTTGACCAGCTGGTCTTTCTGAAACTGTTGTGTGCCAAATTGTATAGTACCTTATAACAAATTCCAATCTTGCAAAGTTTGTATTCGAGGTACTGATACACagtaatttgtttttatattcttTGTATTTGTGCAAGCAGTACTTCATCTTCCCCCTCGTCCCCTTAGCTTCTTCACTGCCACCCTTCACCCGCCACTgttccttccctctctctctccgacACAAAGTTTTGCTACATGTCTACAGAAAAACGACGAAGCAGTACAATGGCAGTGGCTATAAAGAAGTGACATGCGGTGAAGAAAGACCAAATACACTTGCGTTATGCGCATCAGAAACATAAATATGTCTTAAGACGGACCCATGCCAGAGAAGATAAGTCTCTAAACCAGCAATAAAAGCGCTGACGGAGGAAGTTACGATGACTAGACTGGGTAATTAATTCCGTTCTTTCTAACTAACATAAGATCCAACTAACTAACACAAGATCAAGTTACTCGACTTCCTATTTATCGCTGGAGTGCTGCCAGACACATAGGTGTCGTGGTTACGTCACCCTAGAGAAAGTGAGCAGGCATGATAGATACCATTCTTTAGAGCAGAAAAAAACACGGCCTGCAGATAGATAAAACCTAAACATTTCGTTAGTGCTTGAAAGGCGCTCATTTTCTGTGCAATTATGTTTTAACACTTTATAGCTGGACCACGCACGTTATGGCAAACTAAACTATGATGCAGAAAAGTATAGCCTGATCACACGTGTTCTGAACGGACGTATAGCACTAATAGCTGCTAAGATAATTTTTCAGAATTATATGAAACCTCAAATAAGCACATCATGAAACacgaatgaaagtaataatttaCTCTTCTTATCATAAGTGTACCACGAATAAAAAATCAGAAAAATACAAAATGTGCACCTAGTTCCTTGTTCCCAACTTTCGTAAATCAGACGatgcaaaaaaaattatgacaGTTCTTGGCGTCAATATCAGTATTCTGGCGAGCAGTAGCTTcgcaaatgcgaaaacgcgcaaGTTGCACCAGGCTCCTCGATTTTTTAATTGCACTCTGTAGGCTCGCGAAGCAATGGCTGTAAACTCGGAGAGCACGCAGAAGCCTCGTCATACTTGATTATTTCGTCCGATCAGGTTTACTGGGTAAGCAAGATAGTCTAGTGGGCGCCCAACTGACGCTAGTGCCTCTAAatgctttgtttattttttggacAATGCTGTACAGTAATATGGGGTGTTGCGTAATATGTTCCAGTACTCAGTACGGGCACCTACACATGCGGTGTTCAGTATGTGCGATATTAGACTTATAGTTAAGCTTCGATCGAATGTCGGCCTGAAGTCCACTGCCTGCTCTTGTGCAAGCGAAAAACCCACACGGCGGAAACGGCTGCTGGTAATAATTTTCACAAACGCTGCCGAAGCGATTAGGGATAAAATAAACCCTCGCTGGGAATAATGCTGCACTTGATATTGGTCGAATATGATTATCCATATAATTCTCACTCACGGGCGTCTAGCATTGTGTGAGACTTCGTGAAGGAAAGCCTATATTTGGGATCGAAAAATATAAAACCGGGAAACGCTtctgtgtcctcactgctgctgtcaaTTAATAAAAAACTTTTTCGAGTAGACCAAAGCTGCTTCCTTCATTCCTATTATTGAAGAAGGGCAAGGAGTATACCGGAGGCTAGTTTCTACGTTACCTTCAGTCGAAGGTTCATGTTTCCAGTCTTCCCAATCTGCCAAAAATTGTGCAACCTGAGAGATAAAGTTTATTCTTCATTTAAGACGGTGCATGATGTTGCTAGTGGAACTATTCCAACCAAAATGTTTAACAAACCGTAGAAAACTGTCGATCAAATTCATCGATTTCTTTAGGGGCGGTAACGGAAaacttgaagttgaagttgaagatTACTGTAGTCTTTTTAGAGTacatcacatttttacaaattTCGGGAACCAATGAAATTGTTAAAGCGTTCCGACTAGCTAGCTTAGTTTTGCTGGAGAAAAGCCTAATTTTGGCGATGTCGATGCAGATGTTTCAGCAGACTAAATTCAAATTCGAATCATACTAACTGACATTTAGCAGCATACCTCGGCTAACTATATAAAGTACCTGATGTCAAAGGTTGAAAGGGGGCTCACTGAACCGCAGCCCTCATTACCCAACTGAAGCGGTGGAGCGGATACAGCTGTCTGCCCCCCGGTGAATTAAGCTATGATCAAAGAGTATTTAGAGAGGTGCTCCCAGGTCCAGCACCGATCAACAAAAACTCTGGACTGGCAGGAGTTCATTTCAGGAAGTGTCAGATGCTCAATGGCAGAATGGTTGGTTCGGCATTTGGATGACAACGGAATGCGAGAGTAGAGGGAAAATGGCGGCCCACATTACATGCAACCGATTCAATGAGAACTGCTCTTTTTTACTCTTAAGTAATAATATTTTCAATGTAAACTTAGGCTGACGCAAAGTTAGCATTCGTCTGCTGTTGCCGCCGCTCAACTTCCGTAAGGCCAACTTGGTATCGTTAGATTTAGCGCTTCATGGTTTTACGTTACGTAGTGTATTCTAAACTAAGTGGGCACCGTTGATATCCAGTTAATATACTTAAAAATGCCAAATGAAGCCAGTGAAAACCATGAAAATATTATGGTGGTGTTTCCACAGAATGCCTTAATATCCATAGCTATTATCGATACAACGTTAAGCGATTCTGCGCTCtcctttttttaaaataaagatAAAGCTGGTAAATGTCGCACTCGGGATTGAAGTAAACAGAGTGACATTACGCTCTCCTTGCGTTCCTGGCATCGCTAATGATATAGTGACCGGTATTCACCACCACTTGTATCGTAAGTTTCGTTTTCAGAGTCTGGTCACTAGGACCAGCCCGCGCTCAATATCGTATGACATTTCGGTCAAGTCTGCGCTGTGTACCGCGCCGTTTTCTCCCTTCTCTCTGCTGGCCGAATAAAGCTCACTCGTCGGTTGGTCCCCGAACAGGGAAGTCGTTGTTCTTCCCTGATGCCCTCCGCGCCTCGGCTGTTAGGCCGCGTTCCGTGGGCTACTCGTCCGGCCGGCTTGCGGACGCTACTACATAATTTCTGGATGAAAAACATACTGGTACGCGATGTGCGTTCCACCTGACGTCTGGATTTCCGGGCCCTCATTCACACAACGCTGTGCCATTCGAAGGCCACTTACCAGTATGTCGTGGGCGGCGTGCTTCTGTGCGAAGCCTTGCTCGACGGCGTTCCTGCAGACGTACGCGTAGAAGTCCTCGCAGGGCTCCGCCTGGTTGTCGATGACGGCGAACAGTGTGGCCGCCTGCTTGGGACAGCAGAACGGCGTCTCCCGGAGGACGGTGTCATTGCGCCGCATGGCGGCCAGCTGTACCGAGAGCAAGACCAGGGCACAGGCGGCCACGAAAATCAAGAGGGAGCAGGAGAAGCCGACGACGGCGCCACTTGCTTCGATGCGGTTTCTTCGAGGTAGGGGTGTCGGAGGCACCGTGCGAGGACCGGTCGGTGGGGACTGTGTTCCTTGGGGTCGTTCGCTCTGGGCCAtagattcttcttcttcttcttcttgttctgtACTCTCagaagttgtttttttttgccctttgtTGATGGCTCACACCCATTATGGAGAATGGGCGTACATGTGGATGGAACTCGAAGAATGTGTTTAGTACTGTCTAGAAAACAACTAAATCATGTAAGAGGATTCTAACTAATCAAGAGTAATATAAAGTGCTAGAAACAAAACTAGTAAACTGCTCAGGAACAATCAAAATTTGTTATTGGCTTAACAAGCATCCTTGTGAAAAATCCAAGCGAGAAGGCTCCCACATGTATAGATTAAGGAACTTAAATATCTATTCAATTTGTGCAAACATTGCTTCTGTGATTTTTTTCAATGCGTGTGCGAACAggcgacagaaaaagaaaaatgcctaacTGCCTCATCTTCTCAATAAAATAGCCACATCGCGGTATATTAGGCGGCAACACTATGGGCAAAACTATCTAAATCTGGGTTAAAAAAATCGAGCGTAATTGCATATCTCGTGAATGAAGCGGCCATTCGGAAAGTTTATGCGGAAACAACCGAGATAATAAGGCCACTAAGGGTCGCTCTTGGTGGGCTATCTGCCatttcattcattaataaatgttcCTTGATGGTTTGGGCCCACTTGAGTCATATGAATTTTAAACTAGCAGGTACTAGACAATGGAAAGTTTGTAAAGTGTAAGGAACACTATTTGCAGTGAGTGATGAACATAACAATCAACTAACTGGTAATATGACAGATGGTGAGATTGATTAACCTAATGTTTGGTGGTCTAACGTTAATACCAACAATCTCGGCATAAATGCTTGTTTGATGTCACAATTTCTGAGAGCAAGACGAAGGGAGAAAATGCTAATATCCCATTTTCTTTGCATTTTGAAGCATCTATTGGGAC
Proteins encoded in this region:
- the LOC142563327 gene encoding uncharacterized protein LOC142563327 → MAQSERPQGTQSPPTGPRTVPPTPLPRRNRIEASGAVVGFSCSLLIFVAACALVLLSVQLAAMRRNDTVLRETPFCCPKQAATLFAVIDNQAEPCEDFYAYVCRNAVEQGFAQKHAAHDILWDIDAHIMTGTSNYSSKSAAALQAFYESCIREVWQPDMRLKDAVAAVLEIANTTKRMSQAQLLRFALEVQGRYTLHFCFAIFLGGTDVYIQRNLFQIATYKGLCDESCFAPALSAVNAHIGANCTIEQIAAWGRLFSDRFTAPGFTTWDELLAAFGGIEPEEFKAIFIEFGIDMDAVESVIVDSKAQLFNDIERLWKVANQPLSLCYVLVYLVLDTIELLVQGDATINSPTATIREVCGDHLHRCLEMWQVTYVAALTSADKDRQLHAIFEATRRSFIGYEPLRRLVAAGDDTANFESLVQNMSLMLPRDLVLREMGMPVLNKSGFVRNIFRIMSFEYNTKTEKLRRGLPVFFDSSRELTINRMLFVDQRTLYVTASAYAWMSEGTTDPLLADAPVIASRMASLMWRKVEKWDGWSENTRDALHSFRECAVRVEDLLKYGDHDLLALTMGLRIAALAATASSTAGDIARTQWFRMKSAWSLYRMSEAQFFYARYAYFRCSPDNPPGSVMGPIVHDPDFATAFRCQPRSEDRNTSDCVDVAVTRGAF